A window of the Alnus glutinosa chromosome 4, dhAlnGlut1.1, whole genome shotgun sequence genome harbors these coding sequences:
- the LOC133867348 gene encoding carbon catabolite repressor protein 4 homolog 5 isoform X1 — protein sequence MTRGNRQQPSPEPSPTRAATVIKRKHHLQQEQPHGGSNSNSRHAKRRRRRIFSESETLTLLPDPPRTLPASNRFERLHSSSTPRGKHRHRKSSARGCNNRQWVLSSRDISTCEDKVVVVSYNILGVENALKHPDLYYKVPPKFLEWDRRKILISEEINHYNASILCFQEVDRFDDLDDLFQNNGFKGVYKARTGEAYDGCAIFWKDELFTLLHQENIEFRSFALRDNVAQLCVLEMIQNQSESELYTEIPTSPPSRGRRLLVGNIHVLFNPNRGDIKLGQVRIFLERAYELSQEWGDIPVVIGGDLNSLPQSAIYQFVASSKLDTHLHDRRKISGQLEYPSQCRGFRFQNENPARCTVLKSIPSPLLYRWSDEELRLATGSGGVTHVQHQLKLSSAYHGVPGSCRTRDNHGEPLATSYHSKFMGTVDYIWHTDELVPVRALETLPIDILRRSGGLPSKKWGSDHLALVCELAFADDDVKGI from the exons ATGACTCGAGGAAACCGCCAGCAACCGTCTCCGGAGCCCTCACCCACACGCGCCGCCACTGTGATCAAGCGCAAGCACCATCTTCAGCAGGAGCAACCCCATGGTGGTAGTAATAGTAATAGCCGCCACGCGAAGAGGCGCAGAAGGAGAATATTCTCGGAATcagaaaccctaaccctattaCCCGACCCGCCTCGGACCTTACCCGCTTCTAACCGGTTCGAACGCCTGCATTCTTCGTCAACACCGCGTGGGAAACATAGGCACAGAAAATCGAGCGCCAGAGGTTGTAATAACCGCCAATGGGTTTTGTCTTCTCGCGATATTTCAACGTGCGAAG ATAAGGTTGTTGTCGTTTCATATAATATACTAGGTGTTGAAAATGCATTAAAGCATCCAGATTTGTATTATAAAGTTCCTCCCAAATTTTTGGAGTGGGACCGACGGAAAATCCTTATATCTGAGGAGATCAATCATTACAATGCAAGCATTCTTTGTTTCCAG GAGGTTGACCGTTTTGATGATTTAGACgatctttttcaaaataatggcTTTAAAGGTGTTTACAAG GCTCGAACTGGTGAAGCATATGATGGGTGTGCTATATTCTGGAAAGACGAACT ATTTACACTTTTGCATCAAGAAAATATAGAGTTCAGGAGTTTTGCCCTTCGTGACAATGTTGCTCAACTTTGTGTTTTGGAG ATGATCCAAAATCAATCAGAGTCTGAATTGTATACTGAAATACCCAc GTCTCCACCAAGTCGAGGTCGAAGATTACTGGTTGGAAACATACATGTTCTCTTCAACCCAAACCGTGGAGACATCAAGCTAGGCCAG GTCCGAATCTTTCTTGAAAGAGCGTACGAGCTATCACAAGAATGGGGTGACATCCCAGTAGTAATTGGTGGGGATCTAAATAGCCTTCCTCAG AGTGCAATTTATCAGTTTGTGGCTTCATCAAAG ttAGACACCCACCTTCATGACCGCAGAAAAATTTCAGGGCAGCTTGAATATCCATCTCAATGCAGAGGCTTCAGATTTCAGAATGAGAATCCGGCCAG ATGCACTGTTTTGAAGTCTATCCCATCCCCACTGTTATATAGATGGAGTGACGAAGAACTAAGGCTTGCAACAGGTAGTGGAGGAGTCACCCATGTTCAGCACCAATTAAAGCTTTCCAGTGCATATCATGGGGTTCCT GGGAGCTGTAGAACGAGAGATAATCATGGGGAACCCTTGGCAACATCATACCACTCTAAGTTTATGGGAACAGTTGATTATATTTG GCATACAGATGAACTTGTTCCTGTGAGAGCTCTCGAGACCTTACCCATTGATATTTTAAGAAGAAGTGGAGGGCTCCCAAGTAAG AAATGGGGCAGCGACCATCTCGCACTTGTATGCGAATTGGCTTTTGCAGATGATGATGTCAAAGGGATCTGA
- the LOC133867348 gene encoding carbon catabolite repressor protein 4 homolog 5 isoform X3, translating into MTRGNRQQPSPEPSPTRAATVIKRKHHLQQEQPHGGSNSNSRHAKRRRRRIFSESETLTLLPDPPRTLPASNRFERLHSSSTPRGKHRHRKSSARGCNNRQWVLSSRDISTCEDKVVVVSYNILGVENALKHPDLYYKVPPKFLEWDRRKILISEEINHYNASILCFQEVDRFDDLDDLFQNNGFKGVYKARTGEAYDGCAIFWKDELFTLLHQENIEFRSFALRDNVAQLCVLEMIQNQSESELYTEIPTSPPSRGRRLLVGNIHVLFNPNRGDIKLGQVRIFLERAYELSQEWGDIPVVIGGDLNSLPQSAIYQFVASSKLDTHLHDRRKISGQLEYPSQCRGFRFQNENPARWSDEELRLATGSGGVTHVQHQLKLSSAYHGVPGSCRTRDNHGEPLATSYHSKFMGTVDYIWHTDELVPVRALETLPIDILRRSGGLPSKKWGSDHLALVCELAFADDDVKGI; encoded by the exons ATGACTCGAGGAAACCGCCAGCAACCGTCTCCGGAGCCCTCACCCACACGCGCCGCCACTGTGATCAAGCGCAAGCACCATCTTCAGCAGGAGCAACCCCATGGTGGTAGTAATAGTAATAGCCGCCACGCGAAGAGGCGCAGAAGGAGAATATTCTCGGAATcagaaaccctaaccctattaCCCGACCCGCCTCGGACCTTACCCGCTTCTAACCGGTTCGAACGCCTGCATTCTTCGTCAACACCGCGTGGGAAACATAGGCACAGAAAATCGAGCGCCAGAGGTTGTAATAACCGCCAATGGGTTTTGTCTTCTCGCGATATTTCAACGTGCGAAG ATAAGGTTGTTGTCGTTTCATATAATATACTAGGTGTTGAAAATGCATTAAAGCATCCAGATTTGTATTATAAAGTTCCTCCCAAATTTTTGGAGTGGGACCGACGGAAAATCCTTATATCTGAGGAGATCAATCATTACAATGCAAGCATTCTTTGTTTCCAG GAGGTTGACCGTTTTGATGATTTAGACgatctttttcaaaataatggcTTTAAAGGTGTTTACAAG GCTCGAACTGGTGAAGCATATGATGGGTGTGCTATATTCTGGAAAGACGAACT ATTTACACTTTTGCATCAAGAAAATATAGAGTTCAGGAGTTTTGCCCTTCGTGACAATGTTGCTCAACTTTGTGTTTTGGAG ATGATCCAAAATCAATCAGAGTCTGAATTGTATACTGAAATACCCAc GTCTCCACCAAGTCGAGGTCGAAGATTACTGGTTGGAAACATACATGTTCTCTTCAACCCAAACCGTGGAGACATCAAGCTAGGCCAG GTCCGAATCTTTCTTGAAAGAGCGTACGAGCTATCACAAGAATGGGGTGACATCCCAGTAGTAATTGGTGGGGATCTAAATAGCCTTCCTCAG AGTGCAATTTATCAGTTTGTGGCTTCATCAAAG ttAGACACCCACCTTCATGACCGCAGAAAAATTTCAGGGCAGCTTGAATATCCATCTCAATGCAGAGGCTTCAGATTTCAGAATGAGAATCCGGCCAG ATGGAGTGACGAAGAACTAAGGCTTGCAACAGGTAGTGGAGGAGTCACCCATGTTCAGCACCAATTAAAGCTTTCCAGTGCATATCATGGGGTTCCT GGGAGCTGTAGAACGAGAGATAATCATGGGGAACCCTTGGCAACATCATACCACTCTAAGTTTATGGGAACAGTTGATTATATTTG GCATACAGATGAACTTGTTCCTGTGAGAGCTCTCGAGACCTTACCCATTGATATTTTAAGAAGAAGTGGAGGGCTCCCAAGTAAG AAATGGGGCAGCGACCATCTCGCACTTGTATGCGAATTGGCTTTTGCAGATGATGATGTCAAAGGGATCTGA
- the LOC133867348 gene encoding carbon catabolite repressor protein 4 homolog 5 isoform X2, whose translation MTRGNRQQPSPEPSPTRAATVIKRKHHLQQEQPHGGSNSNSRHAKRRRRRIFSESETLTLLPDPPRTLPASNRFERLHSSSTPRGKHRHRKSSARGCNNRQWVLSSRDISTCEDKVVVVSYNILGVENALKHPDLYYKVPPKFLEWDRRKILISEEINHYNASILCFQEVDRFDDLDDLFQNNGFKGVYKARTGEAYDGCAIFWKDELFTLLHQENIEFRSFALRDNVAQLCVLEMIQNQSESELYTEIPTSPPSRGRRLLVGNIHVLFNPNRGDIKLGQVRIFLERAYELSQEWGDIPVVIGGDLNSLPQSAIYQFVASSKLDTHLHDRRKISGQLEYPSQCRGFRFQNENPARCTVLKSIPSPLLYRWSDEELRLATGSGGVTHVQHQLKLSSAYHGVPGSCRTRDNHGEPLATSYHSKFMGTVDYIWHTDELVPVRALETLPIDILRRSGGLPKMGQRPSRTCMRIGFCR comes from the exons ATGACTCGAGGAAACCGCCAGCAACCGTCTCCGGAGCCCTCACCCACACGCGCCGCCACTGTGATCAAGCGCAAGCACCATCTTCAGCAGGAGCAACCCCATGGTGGTAGTAATAGTAATAGCCGCCACGCGAAGAGGCGCAGAAGGAGAATATTCTCGGAATcagaaaccctaaccctattaCCCGACCCGCCTCGGACCTTACCCGCTTCTAACCGGTTCGAACGCCTGCATTCTTCGTCAACACCGCGTGGGAAACATAGGCACAGAAAATCGAGCGCCAGAGGTTGTAATAACCGCCAATGGGTTTTGTCTTCTCGCGATATTTCAACGTGCGAAG ATAAGGTTGTTGTCGTTTCATATAATATACTAGGTGTTGAAAATGCATTAAAGCATCCAGATTTGTATTATAAAGTTCCTCCCAAATTTTTGGAGTGGGACCGACGGAAAATCCTTATATCTGAGGAGATCAATCATTACAATGCAAGCATTCTTTGTTTCCAG GAGGTTGACCGTTTTGATGATTTAGACgatctttttcaaaataatggcTTTAAAGGTGTTTACAAG GCTCGAACTGGTGAAGCATATGATGGGTGTGCTATATTCTGGAAAGACGAACT ATTTACACTTTTGCATCAAGAAAATATAGAGTTCAGGAGTTTTGCCCTTCGTGACAATGTTGCTCAACTTTGTGTTTTGGAG ATGATCCAAAATCAATCAGAGTCTGAATTGTATACTGAAATACCCAc GTCTCCACCAAGTCGAGGTCGAAGATTACTGGTTGGAAACATACATGTTCTCTTCAACCCAAACCGTGGAGACATCAAGCTAGGCCAG GTCCGAATCTTTCTTGAAAGAGCGTACGAGCTATCACAAGAATGGGGTGACATCCCAGTAGTAATTGGTGGGGATCTAAATAGCCTTCCTCAG AGTGCAATTTATCAGTTTGTGGCTTCATCAAAG ttAGACACCCACCTTCATGACCGCAGAAAAATTTCAGGGCAGCTTGAATATCCATCTCAATGCAGAGGCTTCAGATTTCAGAATGAGAATCCGGCCAG ATGCACTGTTTTGAAGTCTATCCCATCCCCACTGTTATATAGATGGAGTGACGAAGAACTAAGGCTTGCAACAGGTAGTGGAGGAGTCACCCATGTTCAGCACCAATTAAAGCTTTCCAGTGCATATCATGGGGTTCCT GGGAGCTGTAGAACGAGAGATAATCATGGGGAACCCTTGGCAACATCATACCACTCTAAGTTTATGGGAACAGTTGATTATATTTG GCATACAGATGAACTTGTTCCTGTGAGAGCTCTCGAGACCTTACCCATTGATATTTTAAGAAGAAGTGGAGGGCTCCCAA AAATGGGGCAGCGACCATCTCGCACTTGTATGCGAATTGGCTTTTGCAGATGA